A genomic region of Elaeis guineensis isolate ETL-2024a chromosome 9, EG11, whole genome shotgun sequence contains the following coding sequences:
- the LOC140851453 gene encoding uncharacterized protein, translating to MRRRGRYAGVQFQFSQTEAGTSSSAQQPEVSSAAQHSEPCPSSSAQHDPPVHQPDDEIYVQDGSGRVRPRRGPTVVRDVWQMHEGERIVVECNQLGQPIKKAACLLTSFLGTVARRPQLCPLGYAKWNDMLPTYKVELLRVIESKFVLPPSTHDFVMKSLNRKWKEYKAQLKKDYMRQDMTEEEVARNCPPDVPPHQWMELVHYWFSERAQTYSAIGRAARAAQSVPHTSGSKSYARLRQEFEDEHGREPGQVEFYRMTHTHQDGTFVRDESRDLYERATSLIAERDDESAASTQQSRIEAEVFTELMGPERYGRVRGYGVGVTPTQLSEVSRYTQHAATDAQDSRVRRLEAEIQEIRQSRAAEMEEMRQSRAEMQAMRGQIDRLTSLLEMYGSSQHQVGQMRSEFVDETPTLYGHGDVAKNGGMCKLLLGTVQYLGG from the exons atgcgtcgcaggggacgatatgctggtgtgcagttccagttttcacagacagaggccggtacgtcttcttcagcacagcagcctgaggtcagttcagctgcacagcattctgagccctgtccttcatcatcagcacagcacgatcctcctgttcatcagccagatgatgagatatacgtgcagg acggatccgggagagtacgccccagacgcggacccacagtagtacgagatgtgtggcagatgcatgagggcgagaggattgttgtggagtgcaatcagctaggtcagccaattaagaaagctgcctgcttattgacttcatttttggggactgttgctcggaggcctcagctatgtccgttgggctatgcaaaatggaatgacatgcttccaacgtacaaagttgagctcctccgagttatagag agcaagtttgttctccctccatccactcatgattttgtaatgaagtctctcaaccgcaaatggaaagaatataaagcacaattgaagaaggactatatgagacaggatatgacagaggaggaggttgctaggaattgtcctcctgatgtaccccctcatcagtggatggagttggttcattactggttctccgagagggcacag acttattctgctattggtagagctgcacgagcagctcagtctgttcctcatacatcggggtcgaagagttatgcacgactccgacaggagttt gaggatgagcatgggagggaacccggacaagtggagttttaccggatgactcatactcatcaggatggtacttttgttcgagatgagtcgagagatttatat gagagggctacatctctcattgcggagcgtgacgacgagtccgcagcatctacgcagcagagccgtatcgaggccgaggtattcacagagttgatgggaccagagcgctacggccgagtgaggggttatggagtaggagtcacccccactcagttatctgaggttagtagatatacgcagcatgctgcaacagatgctcaggattcacgcgttcgcagactcgaggcggagatacaggagattagacagagtcgtgccgctgagatggaggagatgcgacagagccgtgccgagatgcaggccatgaggggacagattgatcgccttacatctttattagagatgtatggttcatctcag CATCAAGTTGGCCAAATGAGATCAGAGTTTGTGGATGAAACACCCACCCTT TATGGCCATGGTGATGTTGCCAAAAATGGAGGCATGTGCAAGTTGCTATTGGGAACGGTGCAATATTTGGGTGGCTAA